One window of bacterium genomic DNA carries:
- a CDS encoding pyruvate, water dikinase regulatory protein, translating into MAQAAPTYHIFAVSDATGEMAMNISFAALRQFKIENVNIVRKAKVTDHPKMVQVIGEAKKKHAIILFTFVGLHLREQFLEECSKQQVVAVDIMGPVMDVFTTYLHSHPSDEPGLKYKLTNEYFRRQEAIEFTVKHDDGMGLDTIGQADIVLIGISRTSKTPLSVYLAFRGHKVANIPLVREVPIPEELEHVDKSKMVGLTINAEKLVQLRESRLIKLGRPLSEEYASFDRINEELDWARRVFDQLGGIPNIDVTAKAIEEIATEVLLALGK; encoded by the coding sequence ATGGCTCAAGCGGCACCGACTTACCACATCTTCGCGGTCTCCGACGCCACCGGCGAAATGGCGATGAACATCTCCTTCGCCGCTCTGCGCCAGTTCAAGATCGAGAACGTCAACATCGTCCGCAAGGCCAAGGTCACCGACCATCCCAAGATGGTCCAGGTGATCGGCGAGGCCAAGAAGAAGCACGCGATCATCCTGTTCACCTTCGTCGGCCTGCATCTGCGGGAGCAGTTCCTGGAGGAGTGCTCCAAGCAGCAGGTGGTCGCGGTCGACATCATGGGGCCGGTGATGGACGTCTTCACGACTTATCTCCATTCCCATCCCAGCGACGAGCCGGGCCTGAAATACAAGCTCACCAACGAGTATTTCCGCCGCCAGGAGGCGATCGAGTTCACCGTCAAGCACGATGACGGCATGGGCCTCGACACCATCGGTCAGGCCGACATCGTCCTGATCGGGATCTCCAGGACCTCCAAGACCCCGCTGAGCGTTTACCTCGCCTTCCGCGGCCACAAGGTGGCCAATATCCCGCTGGTCCGGGAAGTGCCGATTCCCGAGGAGTTGGAGCACGTCGACAAGAGCAAAATGGTGGGGCTGACGATCAACGCCGAGAAATTGGTCCAGCTCCGGGAGAGCCGCCTGATCAAGCTCGGGCGGCCGCTCTCCGAGGAATACGCCAGCTTCGACCGCATCAACGAGGAGCTCGACTGGGCCCGCCGGGTCTTCGACCAGCTCGGCGGCATCCCCAACATCGACGTCACGGCCAAGGCGATCGAGGAGATCGCGACCGAAGTATTGCTAGCCCTAGGCAAATAG
- a CDS encoding endonuclease domain-containing protein gives MEFALKNSMTKLQGKKAFRPLRQKLRQKLRQWMTSAEQILWRRLKAKRFFNLKFRRQHGIGPYIVDFYCAEKNLVVEIDGDVHAKPDKVKNDQEREAYLRKLNVKICRYCNFDVLKNLEGVLLDLAIQAGALPPPALQRRG, from the coding sequence ATGGAGTTTGCGCTAAAAAACTCCATGACGAAGCTCCAAGGCAAGAAAGCTTTCCGCCCTCTCCGCCAAAAACTCCGCCAAAAACTCCGCCAATGGATGACCTCAGCCGAGCAAATTCTCTGGCGCCGGTTAAAGGCCAAACGTTTCTTCAATCTCAAATTCCGCCGCCAACATGGAATCGGGCCATATATCGTGGATTTTTACTGTGCGGAGAAGAATCTCGTCGTCGAGATCGACGGCGACGTTCATGCCAAGCCGGACAAGGTGAAAAACGATCAGGAACGAGAAGCTTATTTGCGAAAGCTAAATGTGAAAATTTGTCGCTATTGCAATTTCGACGTTCTGAAAAATTTGGAAGGGGTGTTGCTAGACCTGGCGATCCAAGCCGGGGCTCTACCTCCCCCTGCCTTACAAAGGAGGGGGTGA